From a region of the Tursiops truncatus isolate mTurTru1 chromosome 13, mTurTru1.mat.Y, whole genome shotgun sequence genome:
- the ZNF26 gene encoding zinc finger protein 26 isoform X4 has translation MEFTWEEWQLLDSAQKHLYRDVTLENYSNLVSVGYHGTKPDLVFKLEQGEEPWIINAEVSRQSCPEGWKEWYQKNQDELESVERSYACNAFGKLHLSKSHISSRQSLLKYNTLGKSLTQNLASARSYLRQNPDQFHGYDESYFLKHQRTHSIEKNCVCNECGKAFRCKSQLIVHLRIHTGERPYECTKCERAFSAKSNLNAHQRVHTGEKPYSCIECGKVFSFRSQLIVHQEIHSGGKPYGCSECGKAYSWKSQLILHQRSHTGVKPYECSECGKAFSLKSPFIVHQRTHTGVKPHKCSDCGKAFRSKSYLLVHIRMHTGEKPYQCRDCGKAFSMKTQLVVHQGIHTGNNPYQCSECGKAFGRKEQLTAHLRAHAGEKPYGCSECGKAFSSKSYLVIHRRAHTGERPYECSFCERAFCGKSQLIIHQRTHSTEKPYECSECEKAYPRKASLQIHQKTHSGEKPHKCSECGKAFTQKSSLSEHQRVHTGEKPWKCSECGKSFCWNSGLRIHRKTHK, from the exons ATGGAGTTCACCTGGGAAGAATGGCAGTTATTGGATTCTGCGCAGAAGCACCTGTACCGGGATGTGACTCTGGAAAACTATAGTAACCTGGTGTCTGTGG GGTATCATGGTACCAAACCTGATTTAGTCTTCAAGTTGGAGCAAGGAGAAGAGCCATGGATAATAAACGCGGAAGTTTCCCGTCAGAGCTGTCCAG aaggttgGAAAGAATGGTACCAGAAAAATCAAGATGAACTCGAAAGTGTTGAGAGAAGCTATGCTTGTAATGCATTTGGAAAGCTTCATCTGAGCAAAAGCCACATTTCTTCAAGACAAAGTCTCCTTAAATATAATACACTTGGAAAAAGCTTGACACAAAACTTAGCTTCAGCCAGAAGCTATCTAAGACAGAATCCTGATCAGTTTCATGGGTATGATGAATCATATTTTCTTAAGCATCAAAGAACTCATAGTATAGAAAAAAACTGTGTATGTAACGAATGTGGGAAAGCTTTTCGTTGTAAATCACAGCTCATTGTACATCTCAGAATTCATACAGGAGAGAGACCATACGAATGCACTAAATGTGAGAGAGCCTTCAGTGCCAAGTCAAACCTCAATGCTCATCAGAGAGtccacacaggagagaagcccTACTCCTGTATCGAGTGTGGGAAAGTCTTCTCATTCAGGTCACAGCTCATTGTCCATCAGGAAATTCACTCAGGAGGGAAACCTTATGgttgcagtgaatgtgggaaagcctacAGCTGGAAATCACAGCTGATTTTACACCAGAGAAGCCATACAGGAGTGAAACCCTatgaatgcagtgaatgtgggaaagcctttagtcTGAAGTCCCCATTCATTGTGCACCAGAGAACTCACACAGGAGTGAAACCCCATAAATGCAGTgactgtgggaaagccttcaggaGTAAGTCGTATCTCCTCGTTCACATCAGGATGCACACGGGAGAGAAGCCCTATCAGTGCAGGGATTGCGGGAAGGCCTTTAGCATGAAGACACAACTTGTTGTGCACCAGGGAATTCACACAGGAAATAATCCTTAtcagtgcagtgaatgtgggaaggccttcggTAGGAAGGAACAGCTCACCGCGCATCTGAGAGCTCATGCGGGAGAGAAGCCCTATGGGTGCAGtgagtgtgggaaagccttcagcaGCAAGTCATACCTCGTTATACACCGGAGAGCACACACAGGAGAGAGACCCTATGAGTGTAGCTTCTGTGAGAGAGCCTTTTGTGGGAAATCACAGCTAATTATACATCAGAGAACTCATTCAACAGAGAAGCCCTATGAATGCAGCGAATGTGAGAAAGCCTATCCTAGGAAGGCGTCACTTCAGATACACCAGAAGACTCATTCAGGAGAAAAACCCCACAAATGCAGTGAATGCGGGAAAGCCTTCACTCAAAAGTCGTCTCTCAGTGAACATCAGAGAGTTCATACAGGAGAGAAGCCATGGAAATGCTctgaatgtgggaaatccttcTGCTGGAATTCAGGGCTTCGTATACATCGAAAAACTCACAAGTGA
- the ZNF26 gene encoding zinc finger protein 26 isoform X2 translates to MLIHRVSLCADAETGAGSAKNYGLSSFKDISMEFTWEEWQLLDSAQKHLYRDVTLENYSNLVSVGYHGTKPDLVFKLEQGEEPWIINAEVSRQSCPGWKEWYQKNQDELESVERSYACNAFGKLHLSKSHISSRQSLLKYNTLGKSLTQNLASARSYLRQNPDQFHGYDESYFLKHQRTHSIEKNCVCNECGKAFRCKSQLIVHLRIHTGERPYECTKCERAFSAKSNLNAHQRVHTGEKPYSCIECGKVFSFRSQLIVHQEIHSGGKPYGCSECGKAYSWKSQLILHQRSHTGVKPYECSECGKAFSLKSPFIVHQRTHTGVKPHKCSDCGKAFRSKSYLLVHIRMHTGEKPYQCRDCGKAFSMKTQLVVHQGIHTGNNPYQCSECGKAFGRKEQLTAHLRAHAGEKPYGCSECGKAFSSKSYLVIHRRAHTGERPYECSFCERAFCGKSQLIIHQRTHSTEKPYECSECEKAYPRKASLQIHQKTHSGEKPHKCSECGKAFTQKSSLSEHQRVHTGEKPWKCSECGKSFCWNSGLRIHRKTHK, encoded by the exons ATGCTCATACACCGAGTGTCTTTGTGTGCTGACGCTGAGACTGGCGCTGGCAGTGCGAAGAATTAC GGATTGTCGTCATTCAAGGATATATCTATGGAGTTCACCTGGGAAGAATGGCAGTTATTGGATTCTGCGCAGAAGCACCTGTACCGGGATGTGACTCTGGAAAACTATAGTAACCTGGTGTCTGTGG GGTATCATGGTACCAAACCTGATTTAGTCTTCAAGTTGGAGCAAGGAGAAGAGCCATGGATAATAAACGCGGAAGTTTCCCGTCAGAGCTGTCCAG gttgGAAAGAATGGTACCAGAAAAATCAAGATGAACTCGAAAGTGTTGAGAGAAGCTATGCTTGTAATGCATTTGGAAAGCTTCATCTGAGCAAAAGCCACATTTCTTCAAGACAAAGTCTCCTTAAATATAATACACTTGGAAAAAGCTTGACACAAAACTTAGCTTCAGCCAGAAGCTATCTAAGACAGAATCCTGATCAGTTTCATGGGTATGATGAATCATATTTTCTTAAGCATCAAAGAACTCATAGTATAGAAAAAAACTGTGTATGTAACGAATGTGGGAAAGCTTTTCGTTGTAAATCACAGCTCATTGTACATCTCAGAATTCATACAGGAGAGAGACCATACGAATGCACTAAATGTGAGAGAGCCTTCAGTGCCAAGTCAAACCTCAATGCTCATCAGAGAGtccacacaggagagaagcccTACTCCTGTATCGAGTGTGGGAAAGTCTTCTCATTCAGGTCACAGCTCATTGTCCATCAGGAAATTCACTCAGGAGGGAAACCTTATGgttgcagtgaatgtgggaaagcctacAGCTGGAAATCACAGCTGATTTTACACCAGAGAAGCCATACAGGAGTGAAACCCTatgaatgcagtgaatgtgggaaagcctttagtcTGAAGTCCCCATTCATTGTGCACCAGAGAACTCACACAGGAGTGAAACCCCATAAATGCAGTgactgtgggaaagccttcaggaGTAAGTCGTATCTCCTCGTTCACATCAGGATGCACACGGGAGAGAAGCCCTATCAGTGCAGGGATTGCGGGAAGGCCTTTAGCATGAAGACACAACTTGTTGTGCACCAGGGAATTCACACAGGAAATAATCCTTAtcagtgcagtgaatgtgggaaggccttcggTAGGAAGGAACAGCTCACCGCGCATCTGAGAGCTCATGCGGGAGAGAAGCCCTATGGGTGCAGtgagtgtgggaaagccttcagcaGCAAGTCATACCTCGTTATACACCGGAGAGCACACACAGGAGAGAGACCCTATGAGTGTAGCTTCTGTGAGAGAGCCTTTTGTGGGAAATCACAGCTAATTATACATCAGAGAACTCATTCAACAGAGAAGCCCTATGAATGCAGCGAATGTGAGAAAGCCTATCCTAGGAAGGCGTCACTTCAGATACACCAGAAGACTCATTCAGGAGAAAAACCCCACAAATGCAGTGAATGCGGGAAAGCCTTCACTCAAAAGTCGTCTCTCAGTGAACATCAGAGAGTTCATACAGGAGAGAAGCCATGGAAATGCTctgaatgtgggaaatccttcTGCTGGAATTCAGGGCTTCGTATACATCGAAAAACTCACAAGTGA
- the ZNF26 gene encoding zinc finger protein 26 isoform X1: MLIHRVSLCADAETGAGSAKNYGLSSFKDISMEFTWEEWQLLDSAQKHLYRDVTLENYSNLVSVGYHGTKPDLVFKLEQGEEPWIINAEVSRQSCPEGWKEWYQKNQDELESVERSYACNAFGKLHLSKSHISSRQSLLKYNTLGKSLTQNLASARSYLRQNPDQFHGYDESYFLKHQRTHSIEKNCVCNECGKAFRCKSQLIVHLRIHTGERPYECTKCERAFSAKSNLNAHQRVHTGEKPYSCIECGKVFSFRSQLIVHQEIHSGGKPYGCSECGKAYSWKSQLILHQRSHTGVKPYECSECGKAFSLKSPFIVHQRTHTGVKPHKCSDCGKAFRSKSYLLVHIRMHTGEKPYQCRDCGKAFSMKTQLVVHQGIHTGNNPYQCSECGKAFGRKEQLTAHLRAHAGEKPYGCSECGKAFSSKSYLVIHRRAHTGERPYECSFCERAFCGKSQLIIHQRTHSTEKPYECSECEKAYPRKASLQIHQKTHSGEKPHKCSECGKAFTQKSSLSEHQRVHTGEKPWKCSECGKSFCWNSGLRIHRKTHK, from the exons ATGCTCATACACCGAGTGTCTTTGTGTGCTGACGCTGAGACTGGCGCTGGCAGTGCGAAGAATTAC GGATTGTCGTCATTCAAGGATATATCTATGGAGTTCACCTGGGAAGAATGGCAGTTATTGGATTCTGCGCAGAAGCACCTGTACCGGGATGTGACTCTGGAAAACTATAGTAACCTGGTGTCTGTGG GGTATCATGGTACCAAACCTGATTTAGTCTTCAAGTTGGAGCAAGGAGAAGAGCCATGGATAATAAACGCGGAAGTTTCCCGTCAGAGCTGTCCAG aaggttgGAAAGAATGGTACCAGAAAAATCAAGATGAACTCGAAAGTGTTGAGAGAAGCTATGCTTGTAATGCATTTGGAAAGCTTCATCTGAGCAAAAGCCACATTTCTTCAAGACAAAGTCTCCTTAAATATAATACACTTGGAAAAAGCTTGACACAAAACTTAGCTTCAGCCAGAAGCTATCTAAGACAGAATCCTGATCAGTTTCATGGGTATGATGAATCATATTTTCTTAAGCATCAAAGAACTCATAGTATAGAAAAAAACTGTGTATGTAACGAATGTGGGAAAGCTTTTCGTTGTAAATCACAGCTCATTGTACATCTCAGAATTCATACAGGAGAGAGACCATACGAATGCACTAAATGTGAGAGAGCCTTCAGTGCCAAGTCAAACCTCAATGCTCATCAGAGAGtccacacaggagagaagcccTACTCCTGTATCGAGTGTGGGAAAGTCTTCTCATTCAGGTCACAGCTCATTGTCCATCAGGAAATTCACTCAGGAGGGAAACCTTATGgttgcagtgaatgtgggaaagcctacAGCTGGAAATCACAGCTGATTTTACACCAGAGAAGCCATACAGGAGTGAAACCCTatgaatgcagtgaatgtgggaaagcctttagtcTGAAGTCCCCATTCATTGTGCACCAGAGAACTCACACAGGAGTGAAACCCCATAAATGCAGTgactgtgggaaagccttcaggaGTAAGTCGTATCTCCTCGTTCACATCAGGATGCACACGGGAGAGAAGCCCTATCAGTGCAGGGATTGCGGGAAGGCCTTTAGCATGAAGACACAACTTGTTGTGCACCAGGGAATTCACACAGGAAATAATCCTTAtcagtgcagtgaatgtgggaaggccttcggTAGGAAGGAACAGCTCACCGCGCATCTGAGAGCTCATGCGGGAGAGAAGCCCTATGGGTGCAGtgagtgtgggaaagccttcagcaGCAAGTCATACCTCGTTATACACCGGAGAGCACACACAGGAGAGAGACCCTATGAGTGTAGCTTCTGTGAGAGAGCCTTTTGTGGGAAATCACAGCTAATTATACATCAGAGAACTCATTCAACAGAGAAGCCCTATGAATGCAGCGAATGTGAGAAAGCCTATCCTAGGAAGGCGTCACTTCAGATACACCAGAAGACTCATTCAGGAGAAAAACCCCACAAATGCAGTGAATGCGGGAAAGCCTTCACTCAAAAGTCGTCTCTCAGTGAACATCAGAGAGTTCATACAGGAGAGAAGCCATGGAAATGCTctgaatgtgggaaatccttcTGCTGGAATTCAGGGCTTCGTATACATCGAAAAACTCACAAGTGA
- the ZNF26 gene encoding zinc finger protein 26 isoform X3, protein MASRSRTASCWGLSSFKDISMEFTWEEWQLLDSAQKHLYRDVTLENYSNLVSVGYHGTKPDLVFKLEQGEEPWIINAEVSRQSCPEGWKEWYQKNQDELESVERSYACNAFGKLHLSKSHISSRQSLLKYNTLGKSLTQNLASARSYLRQNPDQFHGYDESYFLKHQRTHSIEKNCVCNECGKAFRCKSQLIVHLRIHTGERPYECTKCERAFSAKSNLNAHQRVHTGEKPYSCIECGKVFSFRSQLIVHQEIHSGGKPYGCSECGKAYSWKSQLILHQRSHTGVKPYECSECGKAFSLKSPFIVHQRTHTGVKPHKCSDCGKAFRSKSYLLVHIRMHTGEKPYQCRDCGKAFSMKTQLVVHQGIHTGNNPYQCSECGKAFGRKEQLTAHLRAHAGEKPYGCSECGKAFSSKSYLVIHRRAHTGERPYECSFCERAFCGKSQLIIHQRTHSTEKPYECSECEKAYPRKASLQIHQKTHSGEKPHKCSECGKAFTQKSSLSEHQRVHTGEKPWKCSECGKSFCWNSGLRIHRKTHK, encoded by the exons ATGGCCAGCAGGTCCCGGACAGCTTCGTGTTGG GGATTGTCGTCATTCAAGGATATATCTATGGAGTTCACCTGGGAAGAATGGCAGTTATTGGATTCTGCGCAGAAGCACCTGTACCGGGATGTGACTCTGGAAAACTATAGTAACCTGGTGTCTGTGG GGTATCATGGTACCAAACCTGATTTAGTCTTCAAGTTGGAGCAAGGAGAAGAGCCATGGATAATAAACGCGGAAGTTTCCCGTCAGAGCTGTCCAG aaggttgGAAAGAATGGTACCAGAAAAATCAAGATGAACTCGAAAGTGTTGAGAGAAGCTATGCTTGTAATGCATTTGGAAAGCTTCATCTGAGCAAAAGCCACATTTCTTCAAGACAAAGTCTCCTTAAATATAATACACTTGGAAAAAGCTTGACACAAAACTTAGCTTCAGCCAGAAGCTATCTAAGACAGAATCCTGATCAGTTTCATGGGTATGATGAATCATATTTTCTTAAGCATCAAAGAACTCATAGTATAGAAAAAAACTGTGTATGTAACGAATGTGGGAAAGCTTTTCGTTGTAAATCACAGCTCATTGTACATCTCAGAATTCATACAGGAGAGAGACCATACGAATGCACTAAATGTGAGAGAGCCTTCAGTGCCAAGTCAAACCTCAATGCTCATCAGAGAGtccacacaggagagaagcccTACTCCTGTATCGAGTGTGGGAAAGTCTTCTCATTCAGGTCACAGCTCATTGTCCATCAGGAAATTCACTCAGGAGGGAAACCTTATGgttgcagtgaatgtgggaaagcctacAGCTGGAAATCACAGCTGATTTTACACCAGAGAAGCCATACAGGAGTGAAACCCTatgaatgcagtgaatgtgggaaagcctttagtcTGAAGTCCCCATTCATTGTGCACCAGAGAACTCACACAGGAGTGAAACCCCATAAATGCAGTgactgtgggaaagccttcaggaGTAAGTCGTATCTCCTCGTTCACATCAGGATGCACACGGGAGAGAAGCCCTATCAGTGCAGGGATTGCGGGAAGGCCTTTAGCATGAAGACACAACTTGTTGTGCACCAGGGAATTCACACAGGAAATAATCCTTAtcagtgcagtgaatgtgggaaggccttcggTAGGAAGGAACAGCTCACCGCGCATCTGAGAGCTCATGCGGGAGAGAAGCCCTATGGGTGCAGtgagtgtgggaaagccttcagcaGCAAGTCATACCTCGTTATACACCGGAGAGCACACACAGGAGAGAGACCCTATGAGTGTAGCTTCTGTGAGAGAGCCTTTTGTGGGAAATCACAGCTAATTATACATCAGAGAACTCATTCAACAGAGAAGCCCTATGAATGCAGCGAATGTGAGAAAGCCTATCCTAGGAAGGCGTCACTTCAGATACACCAGAAGACTCATTCAGGAGAAAAACCCCACAAATGCAGTGAATGCGGGAAAGCCTTCACTCAAAAGTCGTCTCTCAGTGAACATCAGAGAGTTCATACAGGAGAGAAGCCATGGAAATGCTctgaatgtgggaaatccttcTGCTGGAATTCAGGGCTTCGTATACATCGAAAAACTCACAAGTGA